A region from the Candidatus Thiothrix putei genome encodes:
- a CDS encoding ISAzo13 family transposase, protein MDDHFRQVLKDHTAGDPMREAVKWTNLSRRQIARRVQALGTSAGKNVVSRLLREHGYRRRKPQKKRTMGQHADRNAQFEKIAQLKQTYLQAGKPVISIDTKKKELLGNFYREGVTDAVEPTEVNDHDFASYGNGQVIPHGIYDLARNEAALHLNTSHDTTEFACESLGLWWREQGKPNYPEADELLVLCDGGGSNSSSAYLFKQDLQALADSLNLTIRIAHYPPYCSKYNPIEHRLFPHVTRACRGVPLETVETAKHYMAKTETTTGMKVAVRIISKVFETGRKYTQAFKDNMTIQFDDFLPKWNYSAVPQSP, encoded by the coding sequence TTGGATGACCATTTTCGCCAAGTTTTAAAGGATCATACGGCAGGCGACCCGATGCGGGAGGCGGTGAAATGGACGAACCTGTCACGTCGGCAGATTGCCCGGCGGGTGCAGGCATTGGGGACATCGGCTGGGAAAAACGTGGTGTCGCGCCTATTACGGGAGCACGGCTACCGCCGCCGCAAGCCCCAGAAGAAACGCACCATGGGGCAACACGCTGACCGTAATGCCCAGTTTGAAAAGATTGCCCAGCTCAAACAAACCTACCTGCAAGCAGGCAAACCCGTGATCAGCATTGACACCAAAAAGAAGGAACTGCTGGGCAACTTTTACCGTGAAGGGGTAACGGATGCCGTCGAACCCACGGAGGTCAATGACCATGACTTCGCCAGCTATGGCAATGGTCAGGTGATCCCCCACGGCATCTACGACCTTGCCCGCAACGAAGCGGCACTGCACCTGAACACCAGCCACGACACCACCGAGTTTGCCTGCGAAAGCCTTGGCTTATGGTGGCGTGAGCAAGGGAAACCCAACTACCCCGAAGCTGACGAGCTGTTGGTCTTATGTGACGGTGGTGGCAGCAACAGTTCCTCCGCGTACCTGTTCAAGCAAGACTTGCAGGCATTGGCGGACAGTCTGAACCTGACAATACGCATCGCCCACTACCCGCCCTATTGCTCCAAATACAACCCGATTGAACACCGCCTGTTCCCCCATGTGACCCGTGCCTGCCGGGGTGTGCCGTTGGAAACGGTCGAAACCGCCAAACACTACATGGCAAAAACGGAAACCACCACTGGCATGAAGGTCGCTGTCCGCATCATCAGTAAAGTTTTTGAAACCGGGCGCAAGTATACCCAAGCGTTTAAGGATAACATGACCATCCAGTTCGATGATTTCCTGCCAAAATGGAACTACTCCGCTGTCCCTCAGTCCCCCTGA
- a CDS encoding (Fe-S)-binding protein has product MIDASILSADTVVALGYMLALGISLAVILAIANRFLFVYEDPRIDEVDSALPHANCGACGEAGCRIFAEKLIAGEAQPGQCTVNAPANNVAIAEFLGVDLGNQEKRVARLACAGGNHVAYNRAKYAGLHSCRGAAMVGGGGKTCTWGCLGMADCADVCEFGAISMDKNGLPVVDADKCTACGDCVDVCPKKLFELHPVSHQLWVACKNLHHGAEAEAECEVACNACGRCVNDSPEGLITIRDNLATIDYSKNTLASRVSIQRCPTGAIVWLNRKGETEKGSKAKPVIRKKALPVSHA; this is encoded by the coding sequence GTGATTGACGCCAGCATTCTCTCCGCCGACACCGTAGTTGCCCTAGGTTACATGCTGGCTTTGGGGATTTCTCTCGCCGTTATTCTGGCTATCGCTAACCGTTTCCTGTTCGTCTACGAAGATCCGCGCATCGACGAAGTGGATTCCGCACTGCCACATGCCAATTGTGGTGCATGTGGCGAAGCCGGTTGCCGCATTTTCGCCGAAAAGCTGATTGCGGGTGAAGCACAGCCGGGGCAATGCACCGTTAATGCGCCTGCCAATAATGTTGCCATTGCCGAATTCCTCGGCGTGGATCTCGGTAATCAGGAAAAGCGCGTGGCGCGGCTGGCTTGCGCGGGTGGCAATCACGTTGCCTACAACCGCGCCAAATACGCCGGATTGCATTCCTGCCGGGGCGCGGCAATGGTGGGCGGCGGTGGCAAAACCTGTACGTGGGGCTGCCTCGGCATGGCGGATTGCGCCGACGTGTGCGAATTCGGCGCGATTTCGATGGACAAAAATGGCCTTCCGGTGGTCGATGCCGACAAATGCACCGCCTGTGGCGATTGCGTCGATGTTTGCCCGAAAAAGCTGTTTGAACTGCACCCGGTCAGCCACCAATTGTGGGTGGCTTGCAAAAATCTCCACCACGGCGCAGAGGCAGAAGCCGAATGCGAAGTGGCTTGCAATGCCTGTGGGCGTTGCGTGAACGATTCCCCGGAAGGGTTAATAACGATCAGGGACAACCTGGCAACCATTGATTACAGCAAAAACACCTTAGCCTCTCGCGTCAGCATCCAGCGTTGCCCTACCGGGGCAATCGTGTGGCTGAACCGCAAAGGGGAGACTGAAAAAGGGTCGAAAGCCAAACCCGTCATTAGAAAAAAAGCACTCCCAGTTAGCCACGCATAA
- a CDS encoding transposase: protein MLVDLYQSLHHFKSEFSRQRAWLLFCAIILSFLAATEMSGVTSMCRYWLSDERGYHRLLHFFRAGSYHPERLRASWQRWVLSHAPLVEVAGRLVVLGDHTHVVKDGGRMPGVVSLRETSETQSKPDYFRGQCWGAVGLLVGSLSACFCLPLSLQIHQGFRHLGEEDANDPTLKLGTRVVQMALSFAQVNDRPVWLVLDAFFATASVFRLARSVWSVALQQPLVQVITRAKKNYVAYFPAPPKPPGRRGRQRQYGMKLVLWEAFDHADFFREVTLCIYGKEESVRLMSHTLWWKPLGQPLQFVWAVTSRGPILLMCSDLVLDAETILTLYCRRTRIETLFDALKNTMGAFRFHFWSRYLPRHSRRPTANRHLKAPQAQHLPTVVACWQAMETFVLCACIATGLLQLFSLKYHEGLWKQQVLYLRTRSRELPSENTVRQILAPLLARQLLRSPPKAFWWRINAAVNGDEDDDRQT, encoded by the coding sequence ATGCTAGTTGATCTATACCAGAGCCTTCACCACTTTAAAAGTGAATTTTCGCGCCAGCGAGCATGGCTATTGTTTTGCGCCATCATCCTGAGCTTTTTAGCGGCGACCGAGATGAGCGGGGTCACGTCGATGTGCCGTTACTGGTTATCGGATGAACGGGGCTACCATCGGTTGCTCCATTTTTTTCGTGCCGGGTCTTACCATCCTGAGCGGTTACGGGCGAGCTGGCAGCGGTGGGTGTTGTCCCATGCGCCGCTGGTTGAGGTGGCGGGGCGTTTGGTGGTGCTGGGCGACCATACCCATGTGGTTAAGGATGGTGGGCGGATGCCGGGGGTCGTTTCCTTGCGGGAAACCTCGGAAACCCAAAGCAAACCGGACTATTTCCGGGGGCAGTGTTGGGGAGCCGTGGGGTTGTTGGTGGGGAGCCTGTCCGCCTGTTTCTGCCTGCCGCTGAGTTTGCAAATCCATCAGGGGTTTCGGCATTTGGGGGAAGAGGATGCTAACGACCCGACACTCAAACTGGGGACACGGGTGGTGCAGATGGCGTTGTCGTTTGCGCAGGTGAATGACCGCCCGGTGTGGCTGGTGCTGGATGCGTTCTTTGCCACGGCTTCGGTGTTCCGGCTGGCACGCTCGGTTTGGTCGGTGGCGTTACAACAACCACTGGTGCAGGTCATCACCCGCGCTAAAAAGAACTATGTGGCCTACTTCCCTGCGCCACCCAAACCGCCGGGAAGGCGTGGGCGGCAACGCCAGTACGGGATGAAGCTGGTGTTGTGGGAAGCCTTTGACCATGCTGATTTTTTCCGTGAAGTGACCCTGTGCATTTATGGCAAGGAGGAGTCGGTACGCCTGATGTCCCATACCCTGTGGTGGAAACCGTTAGGGCAGCCGCTGCAATTTGTCTGGGCAGTCACTTCCCGTGGCCCCATCCTGCTGATGTGTTCGGATTTGGTGCTGGACGCGGAAACCATCCTCACCCTGTACTGCCGACGCACCCGGATTGAAACCTTGTTTGATGCCCTGAAAAATACCATGGGCGCATTCCGCTTCCACTTCTGGAGCCGTTACCTGCCGCGCCATTCCCGGCGACCTACCGCCAATCGGCATCTCAAAGCCCCCCAAGCACAGCACCTCCCCACGGTGGTGGCCTGCTGGCAGGCAATGGAAACCTTTGTGTTGTGTGCCTGCATCGCCACCGGTTTGCTACAACTGTTTTCCCTCAAGTACCATGAGGGGCTTTGGAAGCAGCAGGTCTTGTATTTGCGCACCCGTTCCCGTGAATTGCCTTCCGAGAACACCGTGCGACAGATTTTAGCACCACTACTGGCACGGCAATTACTGCGCTCTCCCCCCAAAGCCTTCTGGTGGCGAATTAACGCGGCCGTCAACGGCGATGAGGACGATGATAGGCAAACATGA